The Streptomyces cynarae genome contains a region encoding:
- a CDS encoding electron transfer flavoprotein subunit alpha/FixB family protein, giving the protein MAEVLVYVDHVDGAVRKPTLELLTLARRIGEPVAVALGSGAENTAATLAEHGAVKVLTHDASEYAEYLVVPKVDALQAAYEQVSPAAVLVPSSAEGKEIAARLALRIGSGIITDAVDLEAGDEGPVATQSVFAASFTTKSRVSKGTPVITVKPNSAAVEAAPAAGTVEALSVTFSEKATGTKVTGRTPRESTGRPELTEAAIVVSGGRGVGGAENFALIETLADSLGAAVGASRAAVDAGWYPHTNQVGQTGKSVSPQLYIATGISGAIQHRAGMQTSKTIVAINKDAEAPIFDLVDYGIVGDLFEVVPQLTEQIRARKG; this is encoded by the coding sequence ATGGCTGAAGTTCTCGTCTACGTCGACCACGTGGACGGTGCCGTCCGCAAGCCCACGCTGGAGCTGCTGACCCTGGCCCGCCGCATCGGCGAGCCGGTCGCCGTCGCCCTCGGCTCCGGTGCCGAGAACACCGCCGCCACGCTCGCCGAGCACGGCGCGGTCAAGGTCCTCACCCACGACGCCTCCGAGTACGCCGAGTACCTGGTCGTGCCGAAGGTGGACGCCCTGCAGGCCGCCTACGAGCAGGTGTCCCCGGCCGCCGTGCTGGTCCCGTCCTCCGCGGAGGGCAAGGAGATCGCCGCGCGTCTGGCGCTGCGCATCGGCTCGGGCATCATCACCGACGCCGTCGACCTCGAGGCCGGCGACGAGGGCCCGGTGGCCACCCAGTCGGTGTTCGCCGCGTCCTTCACCACCAAGTCCCGTGTCAGCAAGGGCACCCCGGTCATCACGGTGAAGCCGAACTCGGCCGCCGTGGAGGCCGCTCCGGCCGCGGGCACGGTCGAGGCCCTGTCGGTGACCTTCTCCGAGAAGGCGACCGGCACGAAGGTCACCGGCCGTACGCCGCGTGAGTCCACGGGTCGTCCGGAGCTGACCGAGGCCGCGATCGTGGTCTCCGGCGGCCGTGGTGTGGGCGGCGCGGAGAACTTCGCGCTGATCGAGACCCTCGCCGACTCCCTGGGTGCGGCCGTCGGCGCCTCGCGCGCCGCGGTGGACGCGGGCTGGTACCCGCACACCAACCAGGTCGGCCAGACCGGCAAGAGCGTGTCCCCGCAGCTGTACATCGCCACCGGCATCTCCGGCGCCATCCAGCACCGCGCCGGTATGCAGACCTCGAAGACCATCGTGGCGATCAACAAGGACGCCGAGGCGCCGATCTTCGACCTGGTCGACTACGGCATCGTCGGCGACCTGTTCGAGGTGGTCCCGCAGCTCACCGAGCAGATCAGGGCCCGCAAGGGCTGA